A window of the Natronomonas salina genome harbors these coding sequences:
- a CDS encoding metallophosphoesterase, whose amino-acid sequence MLAVLSDTHGRDGPRLEGRTAAAVDEADLVIHAGDFMSVDVLEAFEARCDLRAVHGNNDPPAVRDRVPAERLVEWAGLRIAVAHGHDHSETALAMLGRQSSADLVVFGHSHDPGYTDGPVPMLNPGSHADPRWNRPGHAELEWDDDGLARGRLVEPDGEVFDRFTVAKRSPEG is encoded by the coding sequence ATGCTCGCCGTCCTCTCGGACACGCACGGTCGCGACGGCCCGCGCCTCGAGGGGCGGACCGCGGCGGCCGTCGACGAGGCCGACCTCGTGATCCACGCCGGCGACTTCATGTCCGTCGACGTCCTCGAGGCCTTCGAGGCCCGCTGCGACCTCCGCGCCGTCCACGGCAACAACGACCCGCCGGCCGTCCGCGACCGCGTCCCCGCGGAGCGACTCGTCGAGTGGGCCGGCCTCCGGATCGCCGTCGCCCACGGCCACGACCACAGCGAGACCGCCCTGGCGATGCTGGGTCGACAGTCCAGCGCCGACCTCGTGGTGTTCGGCCATTCCCACGACCCCGGATACACAGACGGACCCGTCCCGATGCTGAACCCCGGCAGCCACGCCGACCCGCGGTGGAACCGCCCGGGGCACGCGGAACTGGAGTGGGACGACGACGGCCTCGCCCGCGGCCGCCTCGTCGAACCCGACGGCGAGGTGTTCGACCGCTTCACCGTCGCGAAGCGGTCTCCGGAGGGATGA
- a CDS encoding ArsR/SmtB family transcription factor, giving the protein MSLLPSSPDVAPDGEPRVVGLDSEEADDLMAALSSATARKLLAELHEEPAPPGELADRVDTSLQNAQYHLENLEDAGAIEVVGTAYSEKGREMRVYGPADSPLVIFAGEKERASGLRAALSRLFGGFAALALGSLAIQQVFGQRLLGSGGEDAAPAGGTATPTPTPSQTATPDGGSDDAGDAGAFDARGTDTTPAAEDAETMDGAASTPTESGADTTDGGGVATDGLETATETVREATPTPTPTGDAGDVLGFLDVAVGSGLPPGLAFFLGGATVLTLVVAMTYLRARP; this is encoded by the coding sequence ATGAGCCTCCTGCCCTCCAGTCCGGACGTCGCCCCGGACGGCGAGCCGCGGGTCGTCGGCCTCGACAGCGAGGAGGCCGACGACCTGATGGCCGCCCTCTCCTCGGCGACGGCGCGGAAGCTGCTCGCCGAACTCCACGAGGAGCCGGCGCCGCCCGGCGAGCTCGCCGACCGTGTCGACACGTCGCTGCAGAACGCCCAGTACCACCTCGAGAACCTCGAGGACGCCGGCGCCATCGAGGTCGTCGGCACCGCCTACTCCGAGAAGGGCCGCGAGATGCGGGTGTACGGCCCCGCCGACAGCCCGCTGGTCATCTTCGCCGGCGAGAAGGAGCGGGCCTCCGGGCTCCGCGCCGCGCTCTCGCGGCTGTTCGGCGGCTTCGCGGCCCTGGCGCTCGGGTCGCTCGCCATCCAGCAGGTGTTCGGGCAGCGACTCCTCGGCAGCGGCGGCGAGGACGCGGCGCCGGCCGGCGGGACGGCGACCCCGACGCCGACCCCGTCGCAGACGGCGACTCCGGACGGGGGCAGCGACGACGCCGGCGACGCCGGGGCGTTCGACGCCCGGGGGACCGACACAACGCCCGCCGCGGAGGACGCGGAGACGATGGACGGCGCCGCGTCGACGCCGACGGAGTCCGGCGCCGACACCACGGACGGCGGGGGGGTCGCGACCGACGGGCTGGAGACCGCCACGGAGACCGTCCGGGAGGCGACGCCGACGCCCACCCCGACGGGCGACGCTGGGGACGTACTCGGATTCCTCGACGTCGCCGTCGGTTCCGGCCTCCCGCCGGGGCTGGCGTTCTTCCTCGGCGGCGCGACCGTGCTGACGCTGGTCGTGGCGATGACGTACCTGCGCGCCCGGCCCTGA
- a CDS encoding threonine aldolase family protein, which yields MIDLRSDTVTRPSLGMRESAADAEVGDDVYGEDPTVNELEAAFADVVGKEAALFVPSGTMGNQVAARVHTEHGQEALVERESHVYKWELGGLAQHSGLQVRTVDGGERGVVTPAAVVEGYVEADDHRPGIGLLCLENTHNSKGGTAIAAERIDAACAAAHERGVPVHLDGARLFNAAAALDTDAARLAREVDSVMCCLSKGLGAPVGSMLAGSEAFIAEARRVRKLLGGGMRQAGIVAAPGLVALENRERLADDHANAERLAAGLDAVDGLRAREPETNIVLVETDEPAEAFLERCAEQDVLGVPFGEKVVRFCTHLDVDEADVEAAIRRIEAL from the coding sequence ATGATAGACCTGCGGAGCGACACGGTGACGCGGCCGTCGCTGGGAATGCGGGAGTCGGCGGCCGACGCCGAGGTGGGCGACGACGTCTACGGCGAGGACCCGACCGTCAACGAACTCGAGGCCGCCTTCGCCGACGTCGTCGGCAAGGAGGCGGCGCTGTTCGTGCCGTCGGGAACGATGGGCAACCAGGTCGCCGCTCGCGTCCACACCGAGCACGGCCAGGAGGCGCTCGTCGAGCGTGAGAGCCACGTCTACAAGTGGGAGTTGGGCGGGCTGGCCCAGCACTCCGGGCTGCAGGTCCGGACCGTCGACGGCGGGGAACGGGGCGTCGTCACGCCAGCGGCCGTCGTCGAGGGCTACGTCGAGGCCGACGACCACCGGCCCGGGATCGGCCTGCTCTGCCTCGAGAACACGCACAACAGCAAGGGCGGGACGGCAATCGCCGCCGAGCGGATCGACGCCGCCTGCGCGGCCGCCCACGAGCGCGGCGTCCCGGTCCACCTCGACGGCGCGCGGCTGTTCAACGCCGCGGCGGCGCTCGACACCGACGCCGCCCGGCTGGCCCGCGAGGTCGACTCGGTGATGTGCTGTCTCTCGAAGGGACTGGGCGCGCCCGTCGGGTCGATGCTCGCGGGCAGCGAGGCGTTTATCGCCGAGGCCCGCCGCGTCAGGAAGCTGCTCGGCGGCGGGATGCGGCAGGCTGGGATCGTCGCGGCGCCGGGGCTCGTCGCCCTGGAGAACCGCGAGCGCCTCGCCGACGACCACGCCAACGCCGAGCGGCTGGCGGCGGGCCTCGACGCGGTCGACGGCCTGCGCGCCCGCGAGCCGGAGACGAACATCGTGCTCGTCGAGACCGACGAGCCGGCGGAGGCGTTCCTCGAGCGCTGCGCGGAGCAGGACGTCCTCGGCGTCCCGTTCGGCGAGAAGGTCGTGCGGTTCTGCACCCACCTGGACGTCGACGAGGCGGACGTCGAGGCGGCGATCCGGCGGATCGAGGCGCTGTAG
- a CDS encoding RNA-binding protein, which yields MDVKSRHHLRSDEIDELEAKLAEQLGVELDGDSYERVEFDDVDREVVLVDGEPLVASFDGELFLTVRGANEHPPDRHVVTVDSGAISFVSDGANVMRPGITEATDDVEPGDLVVIVEENHRKALAVGRAEASGDDMVGDEGKVVDSLHHVGDDLFEFHV from the coding sequence ATGGACGTGAAGTCCCGCCACCACCTCCGGTCGGACGAGATCGACGAGCTGGAGGCCAAGCTCGCCGAACAGCTCGGCGTCGAGCTCGACGGCGACAGCTACGAACGCGTCGAGTTCGACGACGTCGACCGCGAGGTCGTCCTCGTCGACGGCGAACCGCTGGTGGCCTCCTTCGACGGCGAGCTCTTCCTCACCGTCCGCGGCGCCAACGAGCACCCGCCGGACCGCCACGTCGTCACCGTCGACTCCGGCGCCATCTCCTTCGTCTCCGACGGCGCGAACGTGATGCGCCCCGGCATCACCGAGGCCACCGACGACGTCGAACCCGGCGACCTCGTGGTGATCGTCGAGGAGAACCACCGGAAGGCGCTGGCCGTCGGCCGCGCCGAGGCCAGCGGCGACGACATGGTCGGCGACGAGGGGAAGGTCGTCGACTCCCTCCACCACGTCGGCGACGACCTCTTCGAGTTCCACGTCTAG
- a CDS encoding DUF7350 domain-containing protein yields MRPVPPRRGQGVVDGVERGEGHTRNRRPPGIKYRPNAVAGAIERRCAAVPSTASAAALSATVRRDGTAATHLEFDRTLDPELGYHYGTALETDLRAGDQLVVATETPPQVARHEGCERASLDMEAVSFTV; encoded by the coding sequence CTGCGGCCGGTACCGCCCCGTCGCGGTCAGGGCGTCGTCGATGGCGTCGAGCGCGGAGAGGGACACACCCGGAACCGACGGCCACCGGGTATAAAATACCGGCCGAACGCGGTTGCAGGGGCGATCGAACGGCGATGCGCGGCGGTCCCGTCGACCGCATCCGCGGCGGCGCTGTCGGCGACGGTCCGCCGGGACGGCACCGCCGCCACCCACCTGGAGTTCGACCGGACGCTGGACCCCGAACTGGGCTACCACTACGGCACCGCACTCGAAACCGACCTCCGGGCCGGCGACCAGCTCGTCGTCGCGACCGAGACGCCGCCGCAGGTCGCCCGACACGAAGGGTGCGAGCGCGCGTCCCTCGATATGGAGGCCGTCTCCTTCACGGTGTGA
- a CDS encoding DUF7544 domain-containing protein, with translation MSLSALDAIDDALTATGRYRPQGLREWVWAVLVAGTVASPGFGVPTGGNSSGEMPADSRAAIEEFLPAALPDVLLLAGVAAVALWLVFVAVGAFLEFPFLRWLNSGERSLRAEIGANRNRALGLAGFRLLLNLLSLSVLVGATVSLAGPEAGPLTYLVVLGEYWVLFALLGLVTGLVSAFTTAFVVPAMWIRDLGVVAGWRRVWPTLADAPKEFLVYAVAVAIFGTVGGMLVGLAALVGLAPALAVGLAVAAVAGSTAGIAVGAVLGGVGMTVAAGLVYAFVQVFLRFYGLFILGDVDPTLDAIPERRRAVRSTSDDGDGSVSLAASSGKKGGGGDGGDANGSDGDDGDDPGGSDGDADGEGDDGGGGIMHAP, from the coding sequence GTGTCCCTCTCCGCGCTCGACGCCATCGACGACGCCCTGACCGCGACGGGGCGGTACCGGCCGCAGGGACTCCGCGAGTGGGTGTGGGCCGTCCTCGTCGCGGGCACCGTCGCCAGTCCCGGCTTCGGCGTGCCGACCGGCGGGAACTCCAGCGGCGAGATGCCCGCCGACAGCCGGGCCGCCATCGAGGAGTTCCTCCCGGCCGCCCTGCCGGACGTCCTCCTGCTCGCCGGCGTCGCCGCCGTCGCCCTCTGGCTCGTCTTCGTCGCCGTCGGGGCCTTCCTCGAGTTCCCGTTCCTCCGGTGGCTCAACAGCGGCGAGCGCTCGCTCCGCGCCGAGATCGGGGCCAACCGGAACCGGGCGCTCGGCCTGGCGGGCTTCCGACTGCTGTTGAACCTGCTCTCGCTGTCGGTGCTGGTCGGGGCCACCGTCTCCCTCGCGGGTCCCGAGGCCGGCCCCCTGACGTACCTGGTCGTCCTCGGGGAGTACTGGGTCCTGTTCGCCCTGCTGGGGCTGGTGACCGGCCTCGTCTCGGCGTTCACCACCGCGTTCGTCGTCCCGGCGATGTGGATCCGCGACCTCGGCGTCGTCGCGGGGTGGCGGCGGGTCTGGCCGACGCTGGCCGACGCGCCGAAGGAGTTCCTCGTCTACGCCGTCGCCGTCGCGATATTCGGCACCGTCGGCGGGATGCTCGTCGGGCTCGCGGCGCTCGTCGGGCTCGCGCCGGCGCTTGCCGTCGGGCTCGCGGTCGCGGCGGTCGCCGGGAGCACCGCCGGCATCGCCGTGGGCGCCGTCCTCGGCGGGGTCGGCATGACCGTCGCCGCGGGGCTCGTCTACGCCTTCGTCCAGGTGTTCCTCCGGTTCTACGGGCTGTTCATCCTCGGCGACGTCGACCCCACCCTCGACGCCATCCCGGAGCGGCGACGCGCCGTCCGGTCCACCTCGGACGACGGCGACGGCAGCGTCAGCCTGGCCGCCAGTAGCGGGAAGAAGGGCGGTGGCGGGGACGGCGGGGACGCGAACGGAAGTGACGGCGACGACGGCGACGACCCGGGCGGCAGCGACGGAGACGCCGACGGAGAGGGCGACGACGGTGGCGGCGGCATCATGCACGCCCCGTGA
- a CDS encoding DUF5790 family protein has protein sequence MSQATLEDDELFDEAASEMREDVEASLAEARGALPEADAIWDVEADNTLGVLNALKGALDVGDAEDHLRDAKKWFAMGRKADAFEDADDLEEDIAEVEALLDQIVDANEQVGELTATIPELRGALEDAESEAADEEADEEEEEEEEEEEEEEE, from the coding sequence ATGAGCCAGGCGACGCTCGAAGACGACGAGCTGTTCGACGAGGCGGCCAGCGAGATGCGCGAGGACGTGGAGGCGAGCCTCGCGGAGGCCCGGGGCGCCCTCCCCGAGGCCGACGCCATCTGGGACGTCGAGGCGGACAACACGCTGGGCGTCCTCAACGCCCTGAAGGGCGCCCTCGACGTCGGCGACGCCGAGGACCACCTGCGGGACGCCAAGAAGTGGTTCGCGATGGGCCGGAAGGCCGACGCCTTCGAGGACGCCGACGACCTCGAGGAGGACATCGCCGAGGTCGAGGCGCTGCTCGACCAGATCGTCGACGCCAACGAGCAGGTCGGCGAGCTCACCGCCACCATCCCGGAGCTCCGGGGGGCCCTCGAGGACGCCGAGTCCGAGGCGGCCGACGAGGAAGCCGACGAGGAGGAAGAAGAAGAGGAGGAGGAAGAAGAGGAAGAAGAGGAGTAA
- a CDS encoding creatininase family protein: protein MNLAESTWTDVRDAETNLAVLPVGSTEQHGPHAPLGVDVMTAEAIAEAGAERYADEYGSEAVVGPAIPVGVAEEHRDFDGTLWVSEDTFRAYVRETIESLVHHGLDRVVVVNGHGGNVDALREVCGRVSREASTDAYAVPYTWFDAVAVENLGHGGPAETSFVRHLRPELIHEDRTDEAAEGGAERWGEWLHGTNLAYDAAEFTDSGAVGDPRDGDAALGEELLEESADALVELLEAVASRRD, encoded by the coding sequence ATGAACCTCGCCGAGTCGACGTGGACGGACGTCCGCGACGCGGAGACGAACCTGGCGGTCCTGCCGGTCGGGAGCACCGAGCAGCACGGGCCGCACGCGCCGCTGGGCGTCGACGTCATGACCGCCGAGGCGATCGCCGAGGCGGGCGCGGAGCGCTACGCCGACGAGTACGGCAGCGAGGCCGTCGTCGGGCCGGCCATCCCGGTCGGCGTCGCCGAGGAGCACCGGGACTTCGACGGCACGCTGTGGGTCTCCGAGGACACGTTCCGGGCGTACGTCCGAGAGACGATCGAGAGCCTGGTCCACCACGGCCTCGACCGCGTGGTGGTCGTCAACGGCCACGGCGGGAACGTCGACGCGCTCCGGGAGGTCTGCGGGCGGGTGTCCCGCGAGGCGTCGACGGACGCCTACGCGGTCCCGTACACGTGGTTCGACGCGGTCGCGGTGGAGAACCTCGGCCACGGCGGGCCGGCGGAGACGTCGTTCGTCCGGCACCTGCGGCCGGAGCTGATTCACGAGGACCGGACGGACGAGGCAGCCGAGGGCGGCGCCGAGCGGTGGGGCGAGTGGCTCCACGGGACGAACCTGGCGTACGACGCCGCGGAGTTCACCGACAGCGGCGCCGTCGGGGACCCGCGGGACGGGGACGCGGCGCTCGGCGAGGAGCTACTGGAGGAGTCTGCAGACGCGCTGGTCGAACTGCTCGAGGCGGTCGCGAGCCGGCGGGACTGA